A window of the Pseudomonadota bacterium genome harbors these coding sequences:
- a CDS encoding cyclic nucleotide-binding domain-containing protein — protein sequence MSPAEEHEDSGPRPAAHAAADHLRKLTLFKDVDGESLAHLASELPVLALYAGSAIVTEGEPARDMYLVLSGEVEVVKSRSDSGSTRVALLGAGDWFGESALVHSGPRTATVRTVAPSSVLQLPAARTEQVLSEHDPRAYATFLRNIVRELLRRLRAADSLIAHNSDRLAEQYVLERKTTI from the coding sequence ATGAGTCCCGCCGAAGAACACGAGGACAGTGGGCCGAGGCCTGCCGCTCACGCCGCCGCAGATCACTTGCGGAAGCTCACGTTATTCAAGGATGTCGATGGCGAGAGCCTCGCACACCTGGCGAGCGAGCTTCCGGTGCTGGCGCTCTACGCCGGTAGTGCGATCGTCACCGAGGGCGAACCGGCTCGTGACATGTACCTCGTGCTCAGCGGGGAAGTAGAGGTTGTGAAGTCACGCTCCGACTCCGGCAGTACCCGGGTGGCGCTTCTCGGCGCAGGCGATTGGTTCGGCGAGTCCGCCCTTGTGCACAGCGGCCCGCGAACTGCAACGGTACGTACGGTAGCCCCTTCGAGCGTGCTGCAGCTGCCTGCGGCAAGGACCGAGCAAGTCTTGAGCGAGCACGATCCACGCGCGTACGCGACCTTCCTTCGCAATATCGTCCGCGAGCTGTTGAGGCGCCTGCGGGCGGCAGACAGCTTGATCGCCCACAACTCGGATCGGCTCGCCGAGCAGTACGTGCTGGAACGCAAGACCACGATCTAG